A single Streptomyces mirabilis DNA region contains:
- a CDS encoding ABC transporter substrate-binding protein, with product MRTQSRRRSRALAAAAAGTLLAPLLSGCWVGAGGSGSGGDSINVLMVNNPQMVELQKLTKAHFTKETGIKVNFTVLPENDVRDKISQDFANQAGQYDVATLSNYEIPIYARNGWLHDMDSYVRQDSGYDEQDILAPMRQSLTAADGKLYGQPFYGESSFLMYRKDVFAQKGLTMPDHPTWEQVGQLAAEADGAQSGMKGICLRGLPGWGELMAPLTTVVNTFGGTWFDKDWKARLDSPEFEKATKFYVDLVRKHGESGAAQSGFAECLNNMTQGKTAMWYDATSAAGSLEASDSPVKGKIGYVPAPVEKTKSSGWLYTWAWGLQKASHNSDKAWKFISWASSKQYEQLVGDTIGWSNVPAGKRASTYTNATYTKEAAAFQEMTREAIEGARPRDPGVQPRPAPGIQFVGIPEFTDLGTKVSQEISAAIAGRQSVDSALKKSQKLAEKISKEYEGR from the coding sequence TGCGAACCCAGAGCCGACGGAGGTCGCGCGCACTCGCCGCGGCCGCCGCAGGGACGCTGCTCGCCCCGCTGCTCTCCGGCTGTTGGGTCGGAGCGGGCGGGTCGGGGTCGGGCGGCGACTCCATCAACGTCCTGATGGTCAACAACCCGCAGATGGTGGAGCTGCAGAAGCTCACCAAGGCGCACTTCACCAAGGAGACCGGCATCAAGGTGAACTTCACCGTGCTGCCGGAGAACGACGTCCGCGACAAGATCAGCCAGGACTTCGCCAACCAGGCCGGCCAGTACGACGTCGCCACACTCTCCAACTACGAGATACCGATCTACGCCCGCAACGGCTGGCTGCACGACATGGACTCCTACGTACGCCAGGACAGCGGCTACGACGAGCAGGACATCCTCGCCCCCATGCGGCAGTCCCTGACGGCCGCCGACGGCAAGCTCTACGGGCAGCCGTTCTACGGCGAGTCGTCCTTCCTGATGTACCGCAAGGACGTCTTCGCCCAGAAGGGCCTGACGATGCCCGACCACCCCACCTGGGAGCAGGTGGGACAGCTGGCCGCCGAGGCCGACGGCGCCCAGTCCGGCATGAAGGGCATCTGCCTGCGCGGCCTGCCCGGCTGGGGCGAGCTCATGGCACCCCTCACCACCGTCGTGAACACCTTCGGCGGCACCTGGTTCGACAAGGACTGGAAGGCCCGCCTCGACTCCCCCGAGTTCGAGAAGGCGACGAAGTTCTACGTGGACCTCGTCCGCAAGCACGGCGAGTCCGGCGCGGCCCAGTCGGGCTTCGCCGAGTGCCTCAACAACATGACCCAGGGCAAGACCGCCATGTGGTACGACGCCACCTCCGCGGCGGGCTCCCTGGAGGCGTCCGACTCCCCGGTCAAGGGCAAGATCGGCTACGTACCCGCACCGGTCGAGAAGACCAAGTCCTCCGGCTGGCTCTACACCTGGGCCTGGGGCCTGCAGAAGGCCTCCCACAACTCCGACAAGGCCTGGAAGTTCATCTCCTGGGCCTCGAGCAAGCAGTACGAGCAGCTGGTCGGGGACACCATCGGCTGGTCCAACGTGCCGGCCGGCAAGCGCGCCTCCACCTACACGAACGCCACGTACACCAAGGAGGCCGCCGCCTTCCAGGAGATGACCCGCGAGGCCATCGAGGGCGCCCGGCCGCGCGACCCGGGGGTGCAGCCGCGCCCCGCGCCCGGCATCCAGTTCGTCGGCATCCCCGAGTTCACCGACCTCGGCACCAAGGTCTCGCAGGAGATCAGCGCGGCCATCGCCGGACGCCAGTCCGTCGACTCGGCCCTGAAGAAGTCCCAGAAACTCGCCGAGAAGATCTCCAAGGAGTACGAGGGACGATGA